One genomic window of Leishmania major strain Friedlin complete genome, chromosome 15 includes the following:
- a CDS encoding putative protein kinase: protein MNFLGGSLRSGGGHRREKGFSAKNKVQQYHGDGSESIVLAGRPFRVLQKISDVPPPYMVTRQRSTKYGEGGSSYVYLVENTSHLPEFPRHLALKRSFFGVDQVMEAHKEVEIVSRIEDKNIVCVYHSEISRSEGRLGVSIAMEYCSNNLYHRIRSSAGTGIVTRLTEAEICHVMFAVTSAVGYLHAQQPPITHRDIRPENILINNKHAGPTAYKLTNFGNATTEAYQCETREEANMAIADIQMHTNPAFRAPEMADPWSKKRICEKTDMWSMGVLLYYMMYMSLPFDPSTTIVKDWALTFPSEATASYTPSLRVITEHLLDPDPCSRWDVFALINYMRFDEDCSRHLGTFCFTKTEWPEGWEEQDVKVLGRTPPPKAPPVSYNEPGHEQLDSRGLRGQERVHGHTNGHQPPDDRGNGRDSAVVDGAAVQEAMIVLGGDPADDDPAVAKYRHQIIMVQQEAWRRAKAAAGLRDSPPTEPQESSAAPAPTRANNEAQKDVFDDLFASASPTVFPTSQASPAMGPSAPPATHQPPEKDVFSASDLFSTSAPQLDPSYPVMNTYGQAPQQMAMGGWGSGAPVMGSGGYPMQQPQNQQQAPWGYGVSNANNYAPPLPPQQQQQQQLQPFTNFLPPLSGQQPGQQQSQQQETSQPRTARATAKRDPFADLFN, encoded by the coding sequence ATGAACTTCCTCGGCGGCTCTCttcgcagcggtggcggccaccGCAGGGAGAAAGGATTCTCTGCCAAGAACAAGGTGCAGCAGTaccacggcgacggcagcgagtcGATTGTCCTCGCGGGCCGCCCGTTTCGCGTCCTGCAGAAGATCAGCGACGTGCCACCGCCCTACATGGTAACCCGCCAGCGCTCCACGAAAtacggcgagggcggcagctCCTACGTGTACCTGGTGGAGAACACGAGCCACCTGCCCGAGTTTCCGCGGCATCTGGCCCTGAAGCGGTCATTCTTCGGGGTGGACCAGGTCATGGAGGCGCACAAGGAGGTCGAAATCGTCTCTCGCATAGAGGACAAGAAcattgtgtgcgtgtaccaCAGCGAAATCTCGCGCAGTGAGGGGCGCCTCGGCGTCAGCATCGCGATGGAATACTGCTCCAACAACCTTTACCAccgcatccgcagcagcgccggcaccggcatCGTAACCCGGCTGACCGAGGCCGAGATTTGTCATGTCATGTTCGCTGTGACGAGCGCTGTCGGGTacctgcacgcgcagcagccgcccaTCACGCACCGCGACATCCGCCCCGAGAACATCCTCATCAACAACAAGCACGCTGGCCCCACCGCGTACAAGCTGACAAACTTCGGCAACGCCACCACGGAGGCGTACCAGTGCGAAAcccgcgaggaggcgaacaTGGCGATTGCAGATATTCAGATGCACACAAACCCAGCCTTCCGCGCGCCGGAGATGGCGGACCCGTGGAGCAAGAAGCGCATCTGCGAGAAGACAGACATGTGGTCCATGGGCGTGCTGCTCTACTACATGATGTACATGTCCCTCCCCTTCGACCCAAGCACCACCATTGTCAAGGACTGGGCTCTCACGTTCCCCTCGGAAGCGACGGCTTCCTACACACCGTCGCTGCGGGTCATAACCGAGCACCTGCTGGACCCTGACCCGTGCTCCCGCTGGGACGTCTTTGCGCTAATCAACTACATGCGCTTCGACGAGGACTGCAGCCGTCACCTCGGCACCTTCTGCTTCACCAAGACCGAGTGGCCGGAAGGGTGGGAGGAGCAGGACGTGAAGGTTCTGGGGCGCACCCCACCGCCGAAGGCACCGCCAGTCTCGTACAACGAGCCCGGCCACGAGCAACTGGACAGCCGCGGCCTCAGAGGCCAAGAACGCGTCCACGGCCACACCAACGGCCACCAACCCCCTGATGACCGCGGAAACGGCAGAGATagcgccgtcgtcgacggcgctgcggtgcaggaAGCAATGATAGTCCTCGGCGGCGACCCAGCGGACGACGACCCCGCGGTGGCAAAGTACCGTCATCAGATCATCATGGTGCAGCAGGAAGCGTGGAGGCGCGCcaaggcggcggccggtCTCCGAGACTCCCCGCCAACGGAGCCTCAggagagcagcgcggcgccggcacccaCCAGGGCGAACAACGAGGCCCAGAAGGACGTCTTTGACGACCTCTTTGCCAGTGCGTCCCCGACAGTGTTCCCAACCTCTCAGGCCTCGCCTGCCATGGGCCCCTCAGCTCCGCCCGCAACTCATCAGCCGCCGGAGAAGGACGTATTCAGCGCCAGTGATCTCTTCAGTACTTCGGCGCCGCAGCTAGACCCGTCGTACCCAGTGATGAACACCTATGGCCAAGCGCCACAGCAGATGGCGATGGGCGGCTGGGGTAGTGGAGCGCCTGTGATGGGAAGTGGTGGGTATCCAATGCAACAGCCTCAGAACCAGCAGCAGGCCCCATGGGGATACGGTGTTAGCAACGCGAACAACtacgctcctcctcttcctccgcagcagcagcagcagcagcagctgcagccaTTCACGAACTTTCTGCCCCCTCTGTCGGGCCAGCAGCCgggccagcagcagagccAGCAGCAGGAAACAAGCCAGCCACGCACGGCCCGGGCGACAGCCAAGAGGGACCCCTTCGCCGATCTCTTCAACTAA